The Psychrobacillus sp. FSL K6-2836 nucleotide sequence ATAGAATAATGGCAAGGCTGGTGCAAAAACCAGAGTAGGATTAATCTCCCATGAGTGCTACTCGTATAGAGTGCGACAGTCTGTGATGCACCGTGGTCGTTGGAGTCAGACTAACGGATGGGCTCAATGGCACCATAGTTGATCGACCTTCTTCGCCAGCCGTAGTATCCTATACCCGTTTTTCCCATTTTCATTCTCTGTGGTGTAGCGCTGATTTTGTGCTACATGGATGGCTAACGGGTGCTTTAGTAAATATCATAGGGTTGCTTAGGCAACTCTTTTTTCTTATTGAAATAAAGGGTTAGTTGAATTAGAAAGCACGAAGAAGGTTGTGCCGCAAATTCTTCGTGCTTTTGATTTTTATGGAAATGGATTAATCGTCCAGCCTAATCCAAAGATTGTTACAACGAAAAGTCCAAGAAAGATACTTATACTCAATCCCCAAAAACCTAAAGTTCTACTTTTTTTGTTGAATACTGAAATAATTCCAAAGACTACAGAAATTAATACCCATGAAGTATTTGCTAAAGGAACATCGTATCCGGATAGCAGAGAGACATTGATAATAGCCAAGGATATAAGTCCCATAATGACACTTAGCCATCCTAATCCAGTTAAAATAGTATTTTTTATTGAGCCCAATTCCATAATTTAACCTCTCCTAATTTCAAATAACGTACCATATCCAATTCTCTAAGTGATTCGATTTCACTTTTTGGACCAGTGACGACAACTCCGTACGTTTCAAACCCATTTTTCTCGATGTAATTAATACGTTCTTCCAGTTCGAGGTTTTTATGGGATGAGACTTCTACAGCTAAATCTTCATAGGGTTGGAGGTCCTTTAACATTTTCAAAAAAGTCTCCTCGTGTGATTCAGAATCCCGGAAAGGGGACCAGTAAGTTTGATCGAGCTGAACTGGATAGCCGATTGGAGAAATAACTTCTCCATTGGAGCTAAGCATATTATCCTCCGTTCCTGTATAGATAGCTGCCCAAGTCACATCCACATTCTTCATTTCATTTTCCACTTCTTGAACTTGATAAAGATCGTCTAATGAGAAATAAGCCTCCACAACCGTTTCTTCCGGCAATCCGGCTAACATACGCCACTCTTTATCACTATTGAATTCAACGGATTGGTTTGGATGAGAGATCCATTGGTTTGTTTGTGTTGGATACTGAGGATATATTTTCTCTAACTTAGAAGTTGTTTCGTTATTCACTAAGTTATTGAGAACAAAATGTAAATCATAGTCTTTTGATGGGTAAAACTCATCCCCAATTTGTTTATATTGTTCAAATGATAAATCCATCGAGAAAAGAGAGAAGTCCATTTCGAATTCCATTTCTTCCAACGTTGTATTTGGCTCAGTAATATAGAGAGTAGTACTTGCAACGTCCATTAAAGTAGTAGATTTTGTTCCAAAAGCATAGTACCCAAAGGTCAACATATAGCAGGTAGGAACAATTAGAAGGATGACTGTTAGAGTAGAAAGGATCAATTTCCATTTAGACGAGTTGATTGCCCTTTTAATCTTTTTTGTACCGTCGTTACTAAGATGAAGGTCTTCCTTCTTTGCTTTATATATTAATTTTTCATATGAATCCATTATGAATCCTCCTGTGATAGTATTTCCCGTAACCTTTTTCTTCCACGTGATAAATGACTCTTTAAGGTATTTAACTTGATATTCAAAATATTTGCAGCTTGCTCATTTGTACAATCATGCACATCACATAATAGAATTGCCTGTTTTTCTATTGGTTTTATATAGTCTAAATAACGTAATAGTACTTTGAAAGCATCATTTTCAACCACAATATTTTCTGGAGTATTTGAATCAGAAATTGAAAATTCGTTCGTCACTACATAACGTTTATCTTTTCTAAAATGATCTATGTATGTGAAATATCCTACCTTAAAGAGCCAAGGTTTTATTTCCTTAATTTCATCGGTGAGCAATACAATATGTGCCTTTGCGAAGGTTTCCTGAAGTAGGTCTTCTGCTTCGGCATGGTTTCTCGAGAGAGAATATAAATAGCGATATAAGTCATTGAAATGTAGTGCATATATTTGTTCGAGTTCCATTACTTCCCACCTTTCACTCTAACCACGGATTAGAGGCAGAAAAAGTTGCAAAATAAATAAAATATATTATAAATGAAAATCTATAGAAGTATAATGGAGGGTTTGTATTCCTTTTGCTGAACTATTTTACTAAAGCGGCAGGTTAGTGAAAGAAGCCGTTGGAGATTTTATTTTTATTTCCATAGATATTTCCATATATAAACTGGTAAAATAATCAGAAACATATTAGAGGTGGAATTACAATTGAAAAAAAGATTAGGTTGCCTACACGCCCATTATTCAAATATTGAGTATATCGAAAACGCACTTTCCACATATGACATTGAATTAATACATTTTGTTGACCCCGCATTAATGTATAGGGTTACATCAGATGAGAATTTTAAAGTAGTAGATGCTCAAAACAAAGTAAAAGAACAAGTAGAATGGATTGCCCAATGTAATGTTGATGCCATTCTCATTACTTGCACAAACTATATTGCAATTTTACAGGAAGAACAACTCTCAATATCAGTGCCAATCATAAAAATTGATGAACCCTACTTTGAATTCATTTGTAATATACAGCAACCTCAAACAATCCTATTTACAAATCCTGCAACTGTTGATGGAACAATGGAGCGTCTCAACCAATATGCTTATAATCATCAAAAATCCATAGATATAGAGGTAATTGTCATTAACAATACTTTTGAATTGATAATGCAAGGTCTAAAACACGAATATAATCAAGAATTATCCAAATTCCTGAATACAATTATTAAAGAAAATAAAATTATCTCCGTTGCTCAATTATCTATGGTCGATGCATCCCAGGAAGTTGAATATATGACATCACAGTCTATAATTAACCCTTTGGATACATTAATTTCTTCCATAGTAAATCAGTTGAAAATAGACAAGAAAACAGTGGTAATCTGATTTTCTCTCTTCAACTAACGGTCAGCATTCCTGTTTAGAGGAACTTCGGGGTCTTGAACGAAGTAACATTGCCTAAACGAAACAAAAAGTTTGTGATGAATTACACTTAAACTAACGGTGTGCTTTACTTCAAGAAGGAATAAAGCCTTTTTTCTTATTGAACAAGAAGCAGGTTGTCAAGTTTTCCAAGCAACCTATATATTTTTTCTATATTTATAACTATATAAAGAGAGGTCGCAATATGAGAAAAATAGTAATTGGTATTCTGATAGTCTGTTTTTACTGCTTTCCTTTTGTTTATTTTTCAATGCACCAGGATTTTGCTAACCGTTCAGAGCTTGGCTATTTAACTAACGTCAACTTATGAGGCTAAAAATATCAGTATCCCGCTTATTAAGCTAACGGGTGCTTTAGTGAAGGATCATGTGGCTGCTTAGGCAGCTCTTCTTACTTGTTGAACTAACGCCGCAGTTTAGTCGAATAAGACATATGGATTATCATGGTGGTAAGGGGTAGAATTTAAATGAAATACTGGATAGTGATATTGTCTTCAATTTTTGTAATTATTGCTGGTTGTTCAAATGATTATAAAGAGAATAATAATGTTGTTGATGTTGACAGGTCAGTGACATATGAGGCAATCGTAATAATAAATGGTGCTGAATATCATTTTGTTGGTCCTGAAAATAAAGATGAATATACATTAGGCGAAGCAATTGGGAAGGTTAAAAAGCGTGTACCTCTAGAAGTTGGCCCAAGTGAAAATTTTGTATCTAATTATTTGAACGAAGGGACTCTAATTTTTTCTGTTATTGAAGATAGTGAAATTTATCTTGCTGAAACAGAAGATAGTGTCTATGAAATTTTTAGGAAAGTCGTTACAGATTAGCATTCAACCAAGGGAAGTAGGGATTACTCTGCTGGAAGTTAAACGAGTCAATTATTTTTACTGGGTTATAAAACGGAAATACCTTCTTCAACTCCCATGAAAATTAAAATCTTCGATTTAGGGAAAAAGGCAATACGAAATCTGACGCAGCTCAATAATTTTTTAAAAAAGTGCAGCGCCTATAGCAGAATTAAATTGTGAGTGGATTAGGAGGCATTTGGTTCAGTGATTGTAACGTTGTAACCTAAGTTTTCAAGTCTTCGGACAGAATATCGTACAATTGATTGTTCTTTTTGTTTGTCAAAGTAATCTTCCCCTAAGTCTACGTACATTTCTTTGCGAGTTAGGAGATAATAGCTGATTCTTAAAATGGCATGAGCCACTGATATCCCGGCACGCTTTTTACCCTTTCTTGATGCAGTGCGCCTATACAAGGCTCCCAAGTAGGTTTTGGATCCTCTAACAGAATGAGCCGCTTCAATTAATGCCGATTTCAAGTACTTGTTTCCTTTTTTCATGTTGGTTGATTTCCTCTTGCCCGCACTTTCATTATGTCCAGGTACTAATCCTGCCCAGGAACATAAGTGCGCCGAACTGGGAAATTGCTTCTCCACATCTGTACCGACTTCGGCTAAGATTTGTTCGGCCATTCGAGTGGCGATGCCAGGAATGGAATCCAATCGTTCTATATCTTCTTGATGGGAGGATAACCTTGTAGCGACCTCTTCGTTTAATAGCTCAATCTGCTCAGTTAGAAATTCTATATGAACCAGAATGGTTTTTAACATGAGACGTTGATGTGGATTGATATACCCTCGAAGAGCTAGTTCTAGTTCACTCTTTTTCTTCTTCATTGATCGGCGGGCAAAGCTGGCTAATTTCTCAGGATCATTTTCGCCATCGGCGATAGCACGAAGCATATCAAGCGACGAAACACCCATGATGTCGGAGACAACGGAACCGAGTTTGATATTCGCTCCTTCTAAAACCTTTTGAATCCGATTATGTTGTCTCGCACGCTCTTCAATAATACTTCGACGGTAACGAACTAACTCTCGCAATTCCCGCTGATTTCGGTCTGGAATAAAACTTGCTTTAAGTAGACCATGACGAAGAAGTTTGGCAATCCATTCTGCATCCTTTACATCGGTCTTGCGACCTGGTACTGCTTTCATATGTTGAGCGTTCACTACTAAAAACTCAATGCTCTCGGCTTCAAGCAAGTTAACAATAGGCTTCCAAAATACACCTGTGCTTTCCATTGCTACGTGAGTACAACCATGCTCCTTAATCCAGTCAATTAACTGTAATAGAAATACAGTTTTAGTGGAGAACGTTTGAATCTCCTTTCCTTTTGGCGTAATAATACAAGCAGTAATGGAATCCTTATGGACATCCATCCCACAAGCACGTTCAATGATTACTTCCATGGTAATCATCCTTTCTACGGCAAATAGTATTGGAGGCTGGTGCAATAACCAGAGTAGGATTAATCTCCCATGAGTGCTTCCCGTAAGGGAGCGACAGTCTGTGATGCACCGTGGTCGTTGGAGTCAGACTAACGGATGGGCTCTATGGCACCATAGTTCATCGACCTTCCTCTCCCAGCCGTAGTATCCTATACCCGGGTTTTCACATTTTCATTCTCTGTGGTGTAGCGCTGTTTTTGCGCTACATGGGTGGCTAACGGGTGCTTTACTTCAAGAAGAGGTAAAGCCTTTTTTCTTATTGAACTGAAGACGCAGTTTAGTTGAAGAAGGACATTTTCTTTGTGTTGTTAAATTATGTAAATTTATTCAAGGTAAAAATTGGAGGTGGTAAGTGTTATATGTCATCCACTTATATTGTTTACAACATAGTTCCTTTAGGGTTCCTAATTTTACTTGTATACATTTTTATAGATGTCTTACTTGATTATTTTAGAAAACCAAAAAGTAGTAATTTAAAAAGAGTTATTTTATACAGTTTTCTTTTTTATGTATTAAGTTTAATTCAAATAAAATTTGGAGGGATTACATTTCCCCCTCAAAACCCATCTGACAATATGAGTGATTTTATTTTTACAGGTGATTGGTTTGGAATATTTGATACAATGCACTTCAATATTTACAGTTGGAGCTTTTCAGCTGTATTTTATAATCTAATTTTATTTATACCATTAGGTATTTATTTAATAGTTCTTTTCAATATAAAAAGTAACAAGAAAGCAGTTTCTATTGTTGTTCTAAGTTGTGTTGGAATTGAAATATTCCTTCTTCTTTTTGACGAACTTGGTTTAGTGTTAGGAAGTACCAACTTGTTGACAATAATCAATTTGCTAACCAATACTATTGGAGGATTTATTGGATTAATAATAACAAGGCAAACACTGAAAATGTTTAACAGTAAAACTAAAGAAAAATTATTCAACTAACGAGTGCTTTAGCTAAGTAGCTGCCTGTATCGGTAGCTTTTTCTTATTGAACTAACGCGGCAGGTTAGTTGAACAAGGAAAATTAATTGAAGATGTCGAAATACAAAATAGGTGTGAATAAATAGGAGGTTGTTTAATGAAAGCAGTGATTATCTATTCAAGAGGAAAAGCATGGTTAAATGGAAAGCCTCATTGGGAACAAAAGTTAGTACCGCATCGCCATTATTTAGTCGATACCTTAAAGGATAGATTGGTGTCTGCTGGACCGTTTATGGACCATACTGGGGGGTTGGTAATTGTTGAGGTTGAAAGTATACAAGAAGCCGAAGAAGTTGCCAAAAATGACCCTGCTGTATTAGAAGAAAAGTTTGAGTATGTAGTACATCCTTGGGAACCTTTAGAAGGATTGTTCACAAAAAGAAAGTGAATCCTTATTCAACTCCCATGAAAATTAAAATCTTCGATTTAGGGAAAAAGGCAATACGAAATCTGACGCAGCTCAATAATTTTTTAAAAAAGTGCAGCGCCTATAGCAGAATTAAATTGTGAGTGGATTAGGAGGCATTTGGTTCAGTGATTGTAACGTTGTAACCTAAGTTTTCAAGTCTTCGGACAGAATATCGTACAATTGATTGTTCTTTTTGTTTGTCAAAGTAATCTTCCCCTAAGTCTACGTACATTTCTTTGCGAGTTAGGAGATAATAGCTGATTCTTAAAATGGCATGAGCCACTGATATCCCGGCACGCTTTTTACCCTTTCTTGATGCAGTGCGCCTATACAAGGCTCCCAAGTAGGTTTTGGATCCTCTAACAGAATGAGCCGCTTCAATTAATGCCGATTTCAAGTACTTGTTTCCTTTTTTCATGTTGGTTGATTTCCTCTTGCCCGCACTTTCATTATGTCCAGGTACTAATCCTGCCCAGGAACATAAGTGCGCTGAACTGGGAAATTGCTTCTCCACATCTGTACCGACTTCGGCTAAGATTTGTTCAGCCATTCGAGTGGCGATGCCAGGAATGGAATCCAATCGTTCTATATCTTCTTGATGGGATGATAACCTAGTAGCCACCTCTTCGTTTAATAGCTCAATCTGCTCAGTTAGAAATTCTATATGGACCAGAATGGTTTTCAACATGAGACGTTGATGTGGATTGATATACCCTCGAAGAGCTAGTTCTAGTTCACTCTTTTTCTTCTTCATTGATCGGCGGGCAAAGCTGGCTAATTTCTCAGGATCATTTTCGCCATCGGCGATAGCACGAAGCATATCAAGCGACGAAACACCCATGATGTCGGAGACAACGGAACCGAGTTTGATATTCGCTCCTTCTAAAACCTTTTGAATCCGATTATGTTGTCTCGCACGCTCTTCAATAATACTTCGACGGTAACGAACTAACTCTCGCAATTCCCGCTGATTTCGGTCTGGAATAAAACTTGCTTTAAGTAGACCATGACGAAGAAGTTTGGCAATCCATTCTGCATCCTTTACATCGGTCTTGCGACCTGGTACTGCTTTCATATGTTGAGCGTTCACTACTAAAAACTCAATGCTCTCGGCTTCAAGCAAGTTAACAATAGGCTTCCAAAATACACCTGTGCTTTCCATTGCTACGTGAGTACAACCATGCTCCTTAATCCAGTCAATTAACTGTAATAGAAATACAGTTTTAGTGGAGAACGTTTGAATCTCCTTTCCTTTTGGCGTAATAATACAAGCAGTAATGGAATCCTTATGGACATCCATCCCACAAGCACGTTCAATGATTACTTCCATGGTAATCATCCTTTCTACGGCAAATAGTATTGGAGGCTGGTGCAATAACCAGAGTAGGATTAATCTCCCATGAGTGCTTCCCGTAAGGGAGCGACAGTCTGTGATGCACCGTGGTCGTTGGAGTCAGACTAACGGATGGGCTCTATGGCACCATAGTTCATCGACCTTCCTCTCCCAGCCGTAGTATCCTATACCCGGGTTTTCACATTTTCATTCTCTGTGGTGTAGCGCTGTTTTTGCGCTACATGGGTGGCTAACGGGTGCTTTACTTCAAGATGGAGTGAAGCACTTTTCTTATTGAACTAACGCGGCAGTTTAGTTGAAGAAGGGATTTTAATGGAAATCATAGAATAGGTTACCTAATGAAGGAGGCGATAACTTGTTTTTATATCATATGTTCATTGAAAATGATAGTGACCCAAGTATAAGTCCACAAAGGGTTTTAAAAGAAGGATTAAATCATAAGACGGCAACCAAATGGTATTCTCCCATGAAAATTAAAAAATGCTCAAAATCTATAAAATTGCATAACAAAAGAGACTCAGAATAAGTTTTTTTTAAAAAAAGGCTGAGCCTTCAGAACGTTTATATGGAGTTAAATAGTAAATCAGATACCAACTCCATTCATCTTAGAATAAAGGCAGGCTGGTGCAATAACCAGAGTAGGATTAATCTCCCATGAGTGCTACTCGTATAGAGTGCGACAGTCTGTGATGCACCGTGGTCGTTGGAGTCAGACTAACGGAAGGGCTCTAAGGCACCATAGTTCATCGACCTTCTTCGCCAGCCATACTGAACTATACCCGTTCTGTAACAATTTTCATCCTCTGTGGTGCAGCGTTTTTTTTTTTGCTGCATGGGTGGCTAACGAAGCAGGTTTGTTGAGGATAGGTATAGAATTATAGAATTGGATATTGGTATTGGGGTGAGGAAATGAAAAATAAGAAAACTGTTATTGGTATTATTGTAGTTATTATTCTCGGAATAGGTTTGTACTTTTTTAATTCTGAAAAGTTTTATACTGCGGCAGATGTTTTAGAAGCTGTTGATTTTAGTGTAGAAGAACAATCTGTAGAGTTGACAAAGATTGTTATTGAAGTGGATGATGGAAAACTCGTTCCGATTGAGTTAACAGATACAACTCAGAAAAAATTGATAAAGGCTTTTGAAAAATCGAAATTTAAAAAAGACGAATCATTATCTTCCGATAACGATTACTACATGAAAATCACTTTGAACAGAGGTTATTTTATGTATATGGATATTACCGGTAAAAGTATAGCAGTTAAAGACAATAGTGGTGGTTCATACGAAGAATATTTATTTGAAGATGATAAAGGTTTTTTTAGTATTTTAGAGGAATTAGTAACAGAATAAATGAATTCTGGATTAGTATTCTAATTCAACTCCCATGAAAATTAAAAAATGCTCAAAATCTATAAAATTGCATAACAAAAGAGACTCAGAATAAGTTTTTTTTAAAAAAAGGCTGAGCCTTCAGAACGTTTATATGGAGTTAAATAGTAAATCAGATACCAACTCCATTCATCTTAGAATAAAGGCAGGCTGGTGCAATAACCAGAGTAGGATTAATCTCCCATGAGTGCTACTCGTATAGAGTGCGACAGTCTGTGATGCACCGTGGTCGTTGGAGTCAGACTAACGGAAGGGCTCTAAGGCACCATAGTTCATCGACCTTCTTCGCCAGCCATACTGAACTATACCCGTTCTGTAACAATTTTCATCCTCTGTGGTGCAGCGTTTTTTTTTTTGCTGCATGGGTGGCTAACGGGGTGTTTTAGTAAAATATGGCCATCATTTCGATGGTCTATTTTTATGACCAATATATTAAGTTGATCTCAGATATCATTTTGTGAAATGTTACACTTAAACTAAAGAAGCAGTTTAGTTGAACAAGGTAGTTTGTTAAAATTGTAATATATGTATGGGAGGATTAAATGTCCAGGTCGATACATCTGGTTTACAGGGAAAGGGGAACAAATATATGTCGATTTATCATAAAGTAATTGGAGAAGGATATCCCATCGTTATGTTGCATGGTTGGACACTTGACCATCAAGTGATGTTACATGCAATGGAACCATTATTCGAGAAACGAAGCGGTTGGAAGAGAATATACATAGACTTACCGGGTATGGGGCATTCCGACTCACAACCATCAATTCAGAACTCTGATGATATTTTAGAAGCGATATTGCGTCTTTTGGACGAGATTATCCCTGGTCAGCCTTTTATTATTTGTGGTAATTCATATGGCGGGTACATTGCCAGAGGCATAGTCCGTTCAAGGCAGGACACAGTTCGTGGATTACTGCTGATGGCACCAATGACTATACCTGAATTCGATGAAAGGATAGTACCACAGCAGACCGTTCTAAAAAGAGACAGCAACTTGATATCACATTTGTCACCAGAGGATGCTGATGAATTTTGCTCCATGGGAGTAGTACAAGGTCAAACTGAATGGGAGAGGTTTCGATATGAAATTTTACTTCCTTCTAAACGAACAAATTATGAATTCATAAACAACATTCGTCAAAATGGATATGGCTTTACCTTCGATATTTCGTCTAAACTTGAGTATCCCACGCTAATTATCACAGGGCGTCAAGACAATGTAGTCGGATACCACGATGCGTGGCGACTAATTGAAGATTACCCAAGGGCAACTTTTGCAGTGCTTGATATGGCTGGTCACAATCTACAAATCGAACAAACCAATGTATTTAACTCATTAGTTCATAACTGGTTAAATAGACTTGAGTCGGAAAATTTTTAACTGGTATGACTGTTCATAAATTTGGGTTCTTGTTGCACTAACGGGTGCTTTAGTAAAATACGGCCATCATTTCGATGGTCTATTTTTATGTCCTAAACATTAAGTTGTTCTCAGATATGCATTGTGAAATGTTACACTTAAACTATAGCGGCAGGTTAGTTCAATAAGAATGTTTTTGGGGAACACCCAAAATACTAATCGGGAGGTAATTTATTGGAAAGAAAATATAATCTATGGTCATTCATTTTATGTTTCTTTGTAGTAATGCTTGCATTACAAGCTTTATATGCGTCATTTAAAGGAACTTGGCAAGTGGCACCACCTACTTTGACTTTATTGTTACTCACCGTTATTACTTTCTTTACGGGTATTGTTGGATTTAAAGACAAAAGTAGTAGGCGAGCGAGATGGAGAAGTTGGCTGACGGTGCTAATTGCATTACCCCTTTCGGCAATTTTTCTATTAGGGGTAGCGGTTAATACATTTGCGAGAGAACCCCTTGAAACAGCACACTCACCTGACTCTAAAATCATCATCGACTTTTACACATTAAACGGTGGTGCGACTACTTCCATTAGTGTAACAGGAATTGTAAATGGTCCCCTTTGGTTTAAAAAGAGGATTTATTACCAAGACCCAATGCACAAGGTTGATGTGGAATGGACCAATAACCATATCGTCACAATTAACAATCATACATTGAACTTAAATAAAGGGGAAACCTTTTCGAATTAGTAATTCTTTTTACTAACGGGTGCTTTACTTCAAGAAGGAGTAAAGCCTTTTTTCTTATTGAACTAAAGAAGCAGTTTAGTTGAAGAAGATAATGTTTTCAACTTATGAAAATTGGAGGGCTTTATCATGAGATATAACATTAAAGGAATATGTAAAAATTATCATAGAGATGAGGGGTGGGGCTGGATTTCAATTGATGGAGAGGATGACGTATGGGTACATTTCAGTAGTATTCAAATGGATGGGTTTAAATCACTTACCAAAGGTGAGGCAGTATTGTTTGACCTTGAAGAAAACTCAAATTTAAAAGAACAATCACGTCGAGCTGTAAATGTTAAGAAATCCTAAATAAGTTCATCTAAAGTGGTGCTGTACTGCCAGGTTCATGAATATGAAAATGTCTATTTTAAGAGTACTGTAAATAAAGTTTGTAATGATTGTTCTTAAATTAATCTAAGTTAGTACAAATAGAATTTCAATAATAATCAAATATAATATTATCCTTTAAATCTAATAAGAGCATATTTTGATAAATTTTTATCAAAATATGCTCTTTCTAATTGTTATTTCAAAGCTGATAGGGCTGATTCAATTAAATAGTTAGAAATGAATAATATAACATCTTTTAGATAGCTGAAACTTTATTGTAAATATGCTTGTTTAGGCTTCTGTTCTATTGTTTATGGCTGGTTTATATAAAATTTTCTTTAGTTTCAAATAAATTGGTTGCACGAATGTTTCG carries:
- a CDS encoding sigma-70 family RNA polymerase sigma factor, producing the protein MELEQIYALHFNDLYRYLYSLSRNHAEAEDLLQETFAKAHIVLLTDEIKEIKPWLFKVGYFTYIDHFRKDKRYVVTNEFSISDSNTPENIVVENDAFKVLLRYLDYIKPIEKQAILLCDVHDCTNEQAANILNIKLNTLKSHLSRGRKRLREILSQEDS
- a CDS encoding DUF5412 family protein — protein: MERKYNLWSFILCFFVVMLALQALYASFKGTWQVAPPTLTLLLLTVITFFTGIVGFKDKSSRRARWRSWLTVLIALPLSAIFLLGVAVNTFAREPLETAHSPDSKIIIDFYTLNGGATTSISVTGIVNGPLWFKKRIYYQDPMHKVDVEWTNNHIVTINNHTLNLNKGETFSN
- a CDS encoding VanZ family protein — translated: MKKDIFFVLLNYVNLFKVKIGGGKCYMSSTYIVYNIVPLGFLILLVYIFIDVLLDYFRKPKSSNLKRVILYSFLFYVLSLIQIKFGGITFPPQNPSDNMSDFIFTGDWFGIFDTMHFNIYSWSFSAVFYNLILFIPLGIYLIVLFNIKSNKKAVSIVVLSCVGIEIFLLLFDELGLVLGSTNLLTIINLLTNTIGGFIGLIITRQTLKMFNSKTKEKLFN
- a CDS encoding IS110 family transposase — translated: MEVIIERACGMDVHKDSITACIITPKGKEIQTFSTKTVFLLQLIDWIKEHGCTHVAMESTGVFWKPIVNLLEAESIEFLVVNAQHMKAVPGRKTDVKDAEWIAKLLRHGLLKASFIPDRNQRELRELVRYRRSIIEERARQHNRIQKVLEGANIKLGSVVSDIMGVSSLDMLRAIADGENDPEKLASFARRSMKKKKSELELALRGYINPHQRLMLKTILVHIEFLTEQIELLNEEVATRLSSHQEDIERLDSIPGIATRMAEQILAEVGTDVEKQFPSSAHLCSWAGLVPGHNESAGKRKSTNMKKGNKYLKSALIEAAHSVRGSKTYLGALYRRTASRKGKKRAGISVAHAILRISYYLLTRKEMYVDLGEDYFDKQKEQSIVRYSVRRLENLGYNVTITEPNAS
- a CDS encoding IS110 family transposase — translated: MEVIIERACGMDVHKDSITACIITPKGKEIQTFSTKTVFLLQLIDWIKEHGCTHVAMESTGVFWKPIVNLLEAESIEFLVVNAQHMKAVPGRKTDVKDAEWIAKLLRHGLLKASFIPDRNQRELRELVRYRRSIIEERARQHNRIQKVLEGANIKLGSVVSDIMGVSSLDMLRAIADGENDPEKLASFARRSMKKKKSELELALRGYINPHQRLMLKTILVHIEFLTEQIELLNEEVATRLSSHQEDIERLDSIPGIATRMAEQILAEVGTDVEKQFPSSAHLCSWAGLVPGHNESAGKRKSTNMKKGNKYLKSALIEAAHSVRGSKTYLGALYRRTASRKGKKRAGISVAHAILRISYYLLTRKEMYVDLGEDYFDKQKEQSIVRYSVRRLENLGYNVTITEPNAS
- a CDS encoding cold shock domain-containing protein, encoding MRYNIKGICKNYHRDEGWGWISIDGEDDVWVHFSSIQMDGFKSLTKGEAVLFDLEENSNLKEQSRRAVNVKKS
- a CDS encoding YciI family protein, with protein sequence MKAVIIYSRGKAWLNGKPHWEQKLVPHRHYLVDTLKDRLVSAGPFMDHTGGLVIVEVESIQEAEEVAKNDPAVLEEKFEYVVHPWEPLEGLFTKRK
- a CDS encoding anti-sigma factor, translated to MDSYEKLIYKAKKEDLHLSNDGTKKIKRAINSSKWKLILSTLTVILLIVPTCYMLTFGYYAFGTKSTTLMDVASTTLYITEPNTTLEEMEFEMDFSLFSMDLSFEQYKQIGDEFYPSKDYDLHFVLNNLVNNETTSKLEKIYPQYPTQTNQWISHPNQSVEFNSDKEWRMLAGLPEETVVEAYFSLDDLYQVQEVENEMKNVDVTWAAIYTGTEDNMLSSNGEVISPIGYPVQLDQTYWSPFRDSESHEETFLKMLKDLQPYEDLAVEVSSHKNLELEERINYIEKNGFETYGVVVTGPKSEIESLRELDMVRYLKLGEVKLWNWAQ
- a CDS encoding alpha/beta fold hydrolase; the protein is MSIYHKVIGEGYPIVMLHGWTLDHQVMLHAMEPLFEKRSGWKRIYIDLPGMGHSDSQPSIQNSDDILEAILRLLDEIIPGQPFIICGNSYGGYIARGIVRSRQDTVRGLLLMAPMTIPEFDERIVPQQTVLKRDSNLISHLSPEDADEFCSMGVVQGQTEWERFRYEILLPSKRTNYEFINNIRQNGYGFTFDISSKLEYPTLIITGRQDNVVGYHDAWRLIEDYPRATFAVLDMAGHNLQIEQTNVFNSLVHNWLNRLESENF